CAGATTCCTGAAAGCAGCAAAAATCCTATCACAACAATCATTGTTCCCAAAACATAGGAAAAAGTATATGTTCCGTTTTCTTCATTCCAGCTAATATTTTTTTGAATTACCTTTCCTTCCGGATTTTTATACAATGTATATTCTGCAACTAATTTTTGATCTTCATTAATGACTTTATTGTCTGCATTTTTGTAGAAAAAACTCATCAGAGGGCTATTGGCAACGAAAGGTACAATTCCATCTGCTTCATAATGAAATGCTTTCAAGCCTCCAATCCAGGCCATAACGATGAAAATTGAAATTCTGAGAAAATTGAAAAAGTAAGTGTCCCAATGTAATAGTTGGTGGTAAAGTCTGTTATTTTTCATGTGATTTATTTTTACCAAAGGTATTCACATGCCTACAGTACCAACATAGATATTTGAGGACATTACATGGACATTTTCGCCACCACAGAGATTCCTACTTTTTCTCTGTAATTTTTAGGAGAGCAACCAACGGATTTTTTGAAATACCTGCTGAAATAAAACTCATCTGCAAATCCAAGCTCTGAAGCAATTTCCTTTACAGACCTGTAGGTTAAATGCAGCAGTTTTTTAGATTCCAGAATAATTCTTTCATTAATAAGCTGAGTAGGTGTTTTGGAAAATTCTTTTTTTACCACCTTGCTTAAGGTATTATTGGTGATATTCAGTTTATCACTGTAAAATGCCAGTTCTTTTTCCTTTTTAAAATGAGATTCCAGCAACTTCTGAAATTCGGCTGCATTTTTATTGGGAAATTTTTCGCTGGAAACTAAAGTGTTTTCAATGCTGCTTTTTTGTTTGCTTCCAATGGCAAGAATAAGCTGAATATAAGTCTTGATAATAGATTCTGAGAACGGATGTTTCTCCGATTCTTCTTTTTGAATATGATTAAAAAGCTCCAATATATAGTTGTAGTTCTCTTCCGAAAGATCAACTCCCGGATTCAGATAAATATTATTGAAAAGAAGCCCGTTGCATGCTACTTCTTCTTTATGATATTCTATACAGTAATAATCCCCATGAAATAAAAGTACATGAATATTTTCCTCCGTTTCCGAAACCAGTTTCATCTTCTGATAAGGAGAAAGAAACAGAATATTGTATCCACTGTAAGAATAGTTGATATCATCTACAGAGAAAACACCAGAACCATTCCACAAAATCACACTGTAATTTTCTGTCTTGAATTCCGAGGAAAAATCTGAGGTATGATAAGACTGTATTTTTATTTCCATGATTAGGTATTTTAAACACAAATGCTCTAATGTTTCACAAACAACACGATCCGTATGGTTTTCATTTGTGATTTTTGTGAAAAAATTTGTGTAATTCGTGTTTTAAAAAAACATATTTTCTATTCTTTCAGGAATTACCAATATTCCATAAAAACAAAAGCCGGAAAATTCCGGCTTTCTATTATTTGTTATCTTACTGTTACAACCCGATAACCGGCATTGATAACATTAAGATATTTTCGTTTTCTTCAAGACCATCAAGAGGTTCAATGATCCCCGGCCTGTTAGGCTGAGACATTTTCATAGTGATATCATCAGATCCTAAAATCGTCAGCATTTCAGTTAAAAATTTAGAGCTGAATCCTATATTGATATCTTCTCCGTTGTAGTCACAAGGAATCTGCATGTCTGCTTTGTTTGCATATTCAGTATCTTCTGCATGAAGGTGAAGAATATTTCCGGAAAGCTTAAATCTTACCTGATTGGTAGATTTATTGGACATGATAGATGCTCTTTTGATCGCTCCTAATAGAAGATTTCTGTTGATCGTCAATACATTTGGATTTTCTTTTGGAATTACCGCTGTGTAGTTCGGATATTTTCCGTCAATCAGTCTACAGATCCAAATATGCTTACCAAAAGTAAATTTAGCCATATTCTCATTGAAGTCGATGGTAACGTCTTCATTGGAACTTGCCAGGATATTTTTGAAAATGTTCAGAGGCTTTTTAGGCATGATAAACTCCATCGGTTCGGCATTCATCAGGTCTGCTCTTTTGTACACCACTAATCTGTGGGAGTCTGTAGAAACGAAATTGGTTTCGTTTTCTCCAAACTGGAAAAGAACTCCAGTCATTACCGGACGAAGAGAGTCGTTACTTGTAGCGAAAAGTGTGTTTGTCAAAGCTTCAGACAAAACTCCTGCCGACATCGTTACACTTTGTGAAGCGTCGAATTCCGGCAATTCAGGATAGTCATCAGCATTATCTAATGCTACTGCGAAATTATCTTTTTCATCTAAAATCTCAAGCTGGCTTCCAGTACCTTCGGCATTGTCTTTTACAACAAATGTGAGAGGCTGTTCACCATATGTCTTGATAAAATCCTGAAAAATTTTAGCAGGAACAGCAAATTTACCTGTATCATCAGACTTTACTTCCAGAGAAGTAACAAGAGTTGTCTCGCCGTCAGATGCTGTAATGGTAACATTATTTCCGTCTAATTCAAAAAGATAGTTTTCTAAAATCGGTCTCGATTGAGAGCTTGATATTACGCCACTTACAGTTTGCAAAGCCTTCTGCAGTTCACCACTTGAAATAATAAATTTCATAGATTTATAAAATAAGTTTCTACAAATATAATAAATAGATACAATAAAGAAAAGAATAATATGGAGGAGTTTTTCACAAATATCCTTAATCTGTTTTGAGCCTTGACATTATACTTTGATTTCTGCAAAGATTCATTTTTTTATCAATTACAAAACCTATATTTGTGAAAAAAGTTTATAATTCATGCAAAAACCTCCTATTCATAAAAGTTTTCTCAATGCTTTCCGGGGTATTTTCATGATGATAAAAACAGAAAGAAATTTCCAGATCGAGCTTCTGGCCTTCTTTGTTAATCTCTTTCTCATTTTTTATTTAAAATTAAATTATACGGATGCAGCATTGGTTCTTATAGCTTCGTTTGCTGTTTTAAGTGCCGAAATTTTTAATACAGCTATTGAAAAGATCTGCGATATCATTCAACCGGATTTTGACAAAAGAATCGGCTTTATCAAAGATGCTGCTGCTGGTGCTGTTGTGCTGACCGCCATTGCATCTGTGATTGTGGGGATTCTGGTGTATGGGAAATATTTTTTTAGCTGAGCTGAGAGAAAGAAGCTGGAAGTTTTAGACCACCCCGTCAAAAATTATTTCAATTTTTGCCACCCCTCCAGGGGAGGGGAATATCACATCTTCAGTTCGATTTTCTTTGAAAGTTAGAAATATTTTATTTTTTTTTATTTCACAGCGATGAAAATATCAACTTCGGCATCTAAAGGATTTTGTATTTTTTGCCCATAAACTTCAAAATCGGCTGTAAATATTCTTTCCAGATCCATATTCCAGATTTTGATCCATTCATTGATTACCAAATCTTTTGAAACATCTCCTTTTACTGTAAATTTCAGATAATCTCCACCCTCAAAAGAATACCCTACCATTCCTTCCGGAATAGTGTCAAGGTTTTCTACTTCACATCCGAGAACTGTAGTGTATGGTTTTGTGTGGTCTTTTTCGTAGTCTGTATAGATGGAATAAATGGTATTGTCTATCTTATTCGGAATTGAATTGAGAATATCTTCACTGATCATTTTTTCCCATAATACAGGAATATCTTTGGCAGCCTGTCCATTTTCATTAGTTGTTCTCACCGAGATTCCGATTACCTTAAAAGGTTTTATTTTTACGTTATTCATTATTAATTCTTTATGATAGAGCAAAGATAAGGACAGGTTGTGACAGAGGTATGTCAGGAGTTTTATAAGTTTTGACTAAAGCCCAATGGATTTATATTTTTATAAAGTTAGCGGGCTTCTTTCGACTAAGCTCTGGATTATAGCCCACTCCTATTGAATATTAAAAAAGAGATTGCTTCGCTTTGCTTGCAATGACTATTTCCCGACATAGATAAATCCTTTTTTTCCGGATTTAAAAACAGTTTCAATTCTTTTATAATCGTCTACTTCATATTCGTCTGCCTGAAGGATTTCGGCTTCTGTTACTTCAAAAAGCACACCTTCTACCTGGTCATCATCATTTCCAGAAAATTCAATTACTGGATGGTATTTCTGACCGCTTTTCCGAAGTACTTCAGGATTGGTAATTTCAAGCATATTCAATTTATAACCTGATAAAATGTCCTTTTCACCTTGCAAAAGTCTTCCAAAGGTTTCCATTTGAACCTGTTCTTTCTGCAAGGTTCCATAAGAAAATAAATGAGGCATTATAAATATTTTTCAATGATTGGGATTGCGATTTCGGCCATCATTCCGTAGCCTTTTTCGTTGGGATGTACACCGTCTGCGGAAAGCAAGATCTCTTTATCCAGCAGGAAAGCGGAATAGAAATCAATATAGGTCAGAGCATCTTCGGCTGCAATATTTTTCAGAATCTGATTGTAAATAACTACATCCTCATTGATTCTTTTCTTCCCCGAGCTAACCACTACTCCATCTATTGTTTGAGAGAAAGGAAGGATGCTTACAAGGTAAATTTTATTAGAAAACCGTCTGGCATGTGAAACAGCTTCTTTAATATTATTTCTAAATTTTTCAGGATCTACGATTTGTACGCCATCTTTTACCGCAAGATCATTGGCTCCGTAGCTTAGAAAAACGATATTTCCATCAGCTGAATTCCTTGCCCTTAATTCGTGAGGAATTCTTTCCAGTAATCCTTCTGTAGTTTCTCCTCCTATTCCAAGATTGAAGAGAATCAGTTCATCTCCATTTCCTTCATGAAACTTTTGCAGGGCATATCTTTTCAGAATATCTACCCATCCGCCAAAAACTCCATCATATTCTCCATAAGTAATACTGTCACCAAAGAACAGCCCGTAAATAATTTTCTTCATTCAGTTTTGTTATTTCCTGTTTTGTTGAAGTAAAAGTATTAAGAAAAAATTGTTTAATGATCATCAACCGTTGAATTTATAGGAATCTATGCTGAATTTTTATTTGAACCATTAAGATTTTGTAAGGAGTGAAGAATAGTTAAGGGAACAGCTGAAGCTATTATTAAGCAGGCTGCTTTATTCATCATTGATGAATCTTAACTTATCTTAAAATCTTTACTGTTCTTAATGGTTTAAAATCGTT
The nucleotide sequence above comes from Chryseobacterium sp. 7. Encoded proteins:
- a CDS encoding diacylglycerol kinase family protein, whose amino-acid sequence is MQKPPIHKSFLNAFRGIFMMIKTERNFQIELLAFFVNLFLIFYLKLNYTDAALVLIASFAVLSAEIFNTAIEKICDIIQPDFDKRIGFIKDAAAGAVVLTAIASVIVGILVYGKYFFS
- a CDS encoding gamma-glutamylcyclotransferase family protein, producing MPHLFSYGTLQKEQVQMETFGRLLQGEKDILSGYKLNMLEITNPEVLRKSGQKYHPVIEFSGNDDDQVEGVLFEVTEAEILQADEYEVDDYKRIETVFKSGKKGFIYVGK
- a CDS encoding GyrI-like domain-containing protein: MNNVKIKPFKVIGISVRTTNENGQAAKDIPVLWEKMISEDILNSIPNKIDNTIYSIYTDYEKDHTKPYTTVLGCEVENLDTIPEGMVGYSFEGGDYLKFTVKGDVSKDLVINEWIKIWNMDLERIFTADFEVYGQKIQNPLDAEVDIFIAVK
- a CDS encoding DUF417 family protein is translated as MKNNRLYHQLLHWDTYFFNFLRISIFIVMAWIGGLKAFHYEADGIVPFVANSPLMSFFYKNADNKVINEDQKLVAEYTLYKNPEGKVIQKNISWNEENGTYTFSYVLGTMIVVIGFLLLSGIWFPKIGAVGGALTFLMSLVTLSFLITTPEVYVPNLGGDYATPQYGFPYLSGAGRLVLKDTIMMAGGLVLFSDSLKKVLRPSDQ
- the dnaN gene encoding DNA polymerase III subunit beta, which gives rise to MKFIISSGELQKALQTVSGVISSSQSRPILENYLFELDGNNVTITASDGETTLVTSLEVKSDDTGKFAVPAKIFQDFIKTYGEQPLTFVVKDNAEGTGSQLEILDEKDNFAVALDNADDYPELPEFDASQSVTMSAGVLSEALTNTLFATSNDSLRPVMTGVLFQFGENETNFVSTDSHRLVVYKRADLMNAEPMEFIMPKKPLNIFKNILASSNEDVTIDFNENMAKFTFGKHIWICRLIDGKYPNYTAVIPKENPNVLTINRNLLLGAIKRASIMSNKSTNQVRFKLSGNILHLHAEDTEYANKADMQIPCDYNGEDINIGFSSKFLTEMLTILGSDDITMKMSQPNRPGIIEPLDGLEENENILMLSMPVIGL
- a CDS encoding SGNH/GDSL hydrolase family protein, with translation MKKIIYGLFFGDSITYGEYDGVFGGWVDILKRYALQKFHEGNGDELILFNLGIGGETTEGLLERIPHELRARNSADGNIVFLSYGANDLAVKDGVQIVDPEKFRNNIKEAVSHARRFSNKIYLVSILPFSQTIDGVVVSSGKKRINEDVVIYNQILKNIAAEDALTYIDFYSAFLLDKEILLSADGVHPNEKGYGMMAEIAIPIIEKYL
- a CDS encoding AraC family transcriptional regulator, which codes for MEIKIQSYHTSDFSSEFKTENYSVILWNGSGVFSVDDINYSYSGYNILFLSPYQKMKLVSETEENIHVLLFHGDYYCIEYHKEEVACNGLLFNNIYLNPGVDLSEENYNYILELFNHIQKEESEKHPFSESIIKTYIQLILAIGSKQKSSIENTLVSSEKFPNKNAAEFQKLLESHFKKEKELAFYSDKLNITNNTLSKVVKKEFSKTPTQLINERIILESKKLLHLTYRSVKEIASELGFADEFYFSRYFKKSVGCSPKNYREKVGISVVAKMSM